Proteins from one Vicugna pacos chromosome 25, VicPac4, whole genome shotgun sequence genomic window:
- the CPSF1 gene encoding cleavage and polyadenylation specificity factor subunit 1 isoform X1, whose protein sequence is MYAVYKQAHPPTGLEFSMYCNFFNNSERNLVVAGTSQLYVYRLNRDAEAQTKNDRSTEGKAHREHREKLELVASFSFFGNVMSMASVQLAGAKRDALLLSFKDAKLSVVEYDPGTHDLKTLSLHYFEEPELRDGFVQNVHTPRVRVDPDGRCAAMLIYGTRLVVLPFRRESLAEEHDGLVGEGQRSSFLPSYIIDVRALDEKLLNIVDLQFLHGYYEPTLLILFEPNQTWPGRVAVRQDTCSIVAISLNITQKVHPVIWSLTSLPFDCTQALAVPKPIGGVVIFAVNSLLYLNQSVPPYGVALNSLTTGTTAFPLRTQEGVRITLDCAQAAFISYDKMVISLKGGEIYVLTLITDGMRSVRAFHFDKAAASVLTTSMVTMEPGYLFLGSRLGNSLLLKYTEKLQEPPASAIREAADKEEPPSKKKRVDAAVGWSGGKSVPQDEVDEIEVYGSEAQSGTQLATYSFEVCDSILNIGPCANAAMGEPAFLSEEFQNSPEPDLEVVVCSGYGKNGALSVLQKSIRPQVVTTFELPGCYDMWTVIAPVRKEQEETPKGEVAEQEPSTPEAEDDGRRHGFLILSREDSTMILQTGQEIMELDTSGFATQGPTVFAGNIGDNRYIVQVSPLGIRLLEGVNQLHFIPVDLGSPIVQCAVADPYVVIMSAEGHVTMFLLKNDSYGGRHHRLALHKPPLHHQSKVITLCVYRDVSGMFTTESRLGGARDELGGRSGSEVEGQGSDTSPTVDDEEEMLYGDSGSLFSPSKEEARRSSQPPADRDPAPFRAEPTHWCLLVRENGTMEIYQLPDWRLVFLVKNFPVGQRVLVDSSSGQPTTQGEARKEEATRQGELPLVKEVLLVALGSRQRRPYLLVHVDQELLIYEAFPHDSQLGQGNLKVRFKKVPHNINFREKKPKPSKKKAEGGSAEEGAGVRSRVARFRYFEDIYGYSGVFICGPSPHWLLVTGRGALRLHPMGIDGPIDSFAPFHNVNCPRGFLYFNRQGELRISVLPAYLSYDAPWPVRKIPLRCTAHYVAYHVESKVYAVATSTNTPCTRIPRMTGEEKEFETIERDDRYIHPQQEAFSIQLISPVSWEAIPNARIELEEWEHVTCMKTVSLRSEETVSGLKGYVAAGTCLMQGEEVTCRGRILIMDVIEVVPEPGQPLTKNKFKVLYEKEQKGPVTALCHCNGHLVSAIGQKIFLWSLRASELTGMAFIDTQLYIHQMISVKNFILAADVMKSISLLRYQEESKTLSLVSRDAKPLEVYSVDFMVDNAQLGFLVSDRDRNLMVYMYLPEAKESFGGMRLLRRADFHVGAHVNTFWRTPCRGAAEGPSKKSVVWENKHITWFATLDGGIGLLLPMQEKTYRRLLMLQNALTTMLPHHAGLNPRAFRMLHVDRRVLQNAVRNVLDGELLNRYLYLSTMERGELAKKIGTTPDIILDDLLETDRVTAHF, encoded by the exons AGGATGCCAAG CTTTCAGTGGTGGAGTACGACCCAGGCACGCACGACCTGAAGACCCTGTCTCTGCACTACTTTGAGGAGCCTGAGCTGCGG GACGGGTTCGTGCAGAACGTGCATACGCCGCGGGTGCGGGTGGACCCCGATGGGCGCTGCGCCGCCATGCTCATCTACGGCACGCGGCTGGTGGTTCTACCCTTCCGCAGGGAGAGCTTGGCTGAGGAGCATGATGGGCTCGTGGGTGAGGG GCAGAGGTCCAGCTTCCTGCCCAGCTACATTATCGATGTGCGGGCGCTGGACGAGAAGCTCCTCAACATCGTGGACCTGCAGTTCCTGCACGGCTACTACGAGCCCACCCTGCTCATCCTGTTCGAGCCAAACCAGACCTGGCCTGG ACGTGTGGCTGTGCGGCAGGACACGTGCTCCATCGTGGCCATCTCCTTGAACATCACGCAGAAGGTCCACCCCGTCATCTGGTCCCTCACCAGCCTGCCTTTTGACTGCACCCAGGCCCTTGCTGTGCCCAAGCCCATAG GTGGGGTGGTGATCTTTGCTGTCAACTCACTGCTGTACCTGAACCAGAGTGTCCCCCCTTATGGCGTGGCTCTCAACAGCCTCACCACCGGCACCACTGCCTTCCCACTGC GCACTCAGGAGGGCGTGCGGATCACCCTGGACTGTGCCCAGGCGGCCTTCATCTCCTATGACAAGATGGTCATCTCCCTCAAGGGCGGCGAGAT CTACGTGCTCACCCTCATCACGGACGGCATGCGCAGCGTCCGGGCCTTCCACTTCGACAAGGCCGCCGCCAGCGTCCTCACCACCAGC ATGGTCACCATGGAGCCTGGGTACCTGTTTCTTGGCTCTCGCCTGGGCAACTCCCTGCTCCTCAAGTACACAGAAAAGCTGCAGGAGCCCCCGGCCAGTGCCATCCGAGAGGCTGCTGACAAG GAAGAGCCTCCCTCGAAGAAGAAGCGTGTGGACGCCGCGGTGGGCTGGTCCG GAGGCAAGTCGGTGCCGCAGGACGAGGTGGATGAGATCGAGGTGTATGGCAGTGAGGCCCAGTCGGGCACACAGCTTGCCACTTACTCCTTTGAG GTGTGTGACAGCATCCTCAACATTGGACCCTGTGCCAATGCTGCCATGGGCGAGCCCGCCTTCCTCTCTGAAGAG TTTCAGAACAGCCCCGAGCCAGACCTGGAGGTCGTCGTGTGCTCCGGCTACGGGAAGAATGGGGCCCTGTCGGTGCTGCAG AAGAGCATCCGGCCTCAGGTGGTCACAACCTTTGAGCTCCCTGGCTGCTATGACATGTGGACGGTCATTGCCCCTGTGCGTAAGGAGCAG GAGGAGACCCCCAAGGGGGAGGTGGCAGAGCAGGAGCCCAGCACCCCTGAAGCAGAGGACGATGGGCGGAGACACGGGTTCCTCATTCTGAGCCGAGAAGACTCCACCATG ATCCTACAGACGGGGCAGGAGATCATGGAGCTGGACACCAGCGGCTTCGCCACACAGGGCCCCACGGTCTTTGCTGGCAACATCGGGGACAATCGCTATATCGTACAAGTGTCGCCCCTTGGCATCCGCCTGTTGGAAGGAG TGAACCAGCTGCACTTCATCCCTGTGGACCTGGGCTCCCCCATCGTGCAGTGCGCTGTGGCCGACCCCTACGTGGTCATCATGAGTGCCGAGGGCCACGTCACCATGTTCCTGCTCAAGAATGACTCATATGGGGGCCGCCACCATCGCCTGGCTCTGCACAAGCCTCCGCTGCACCAC CAGTCCAAGGTGATCACGCTCTGTGTGTACCGAGACGTCAGCGGCATGTTCACCACCGAGAGCCGCCTAGGCGGGGCCCGCGATGAGTTGGGGGGCCGCAGCGGCTCCGAGGTGGAGGGTCAGGGCTCAGATACCAG CCCCACGGTGGATGACGAGGAGGAGATGCTCTACGGGGACTCGGGCTCCCTCTTCAGCCCCAGCAAGGAGGAGGCCCGCAGGAGCAGCCAGCCCCCTGCTGACCGGGACCCTGCCCCCTTCCGGGCTGAGCCCACCCACTGGTGCCTGCTGGTGCGGGAGAACGGAACCATGGAG ATCTACCAGCTCCCCGACTGGCGGCTGGTGTTCCTGGTGAAGAACTTCCCTGTGGGGCAGCGTGTCCTGGTGGACAGCTCCTCTGGTCAGCCCACCACACAGGGCGAGGCCCGAAAGGAGGAGGCTACGCGCCAGGGGGAGCTGCCGCTTGTCAAGGAGGTGCTGCTGGTGGCGCTGGGGAGCCGCCAGCGCCGACCCTACCTGCTG GTGCATGTGGACCAGGAGCTGCTCATCTACGAGGCCTTCCCCCACGACTCGCAGCTTGGCCAGGGGAACCTCAAAGTTCGCTTCAAGAAG GTCCCCCACAACATCAACTTCCGAGAGAAAAAGCCAAAGCCGTCTAAGAAGAAGGCAGAAGGTGGCAGCGCCGAGGAGGGGGCCGGGGTGCGAAGCCGTGTGGCACGGTTCCGCTACTTTGAGGACATTTATGGCTACTCTGGG GTGTTCATCTGTGGCCCCTCGCCCCATTGGCTCCTGGTGACTGGCCGGGGGGCCCTGCGGCTGCACCCCATGGGCATCGATGGCCCCATCGACTCCTTTGCCCCGTTCCACAATGTCAACTGCCCCCGTGGCTTCCTGTACTTCAATAGACAG GGCGAGCTGAGGATCAGCGTCCTGCCAGCCTACTTGTCCTACGATGCCCCATGGCCTGTCAGGAAGATCCCGCTGCGCTGCACGGCCCACTACGTGGCTTACCACGTGGAGTCCAAG GTGTACGCCGTTGCCACCAGCACCAATACACCGTGCACGCGCATCCCACGCATGACGGGCGAGGAGAAGGAGTTTGAGACTATTGAAAGAG ATGACCGTTACATCCACCCTCAGCAGGAGGCCTTCTCCATCCAGCTAATCTCCCCGGTTAGCTGGGAGGCCATCCCCAATGCCAG GATCGAGCTGGAGGAGTGGGAGCACGTGACCTGCATGAAGACGGTGTCACTGCGCAGTGAGGAGACCGTGTCGGGCCTCAAGGGCTATGTTGCTGCTGGGACCTGCCTCATGCAGGGGGAGGAGGTCACGTGCCGCGGGCGG ATTCTGATCATGGACGTGATTGAGGTGGTGCCTGAGCCCGGCCAGCCTCTCACCAAGAACAAGTTCAAAGTCCTGTACGAGAAAGAGCAGAAGGGGCCTGTGACCGCCCTGTGCCACTGCAACGGCCACCTGGTGTCGGCCATCGGCCAGAAG atctTCCTGTGGAGCCTGCGGGCCAGTGAGCTGACAGGCATGGCCTTCATCGACACACAGCTCTACATCCACCAGATGATCAGTGTCAAGAACTTCATCCTGGCTGCGGACGTCATGAAGAGCATCTCGCTGCTTCGCTACCAGGAAGAGAGCAAGACGCTAAGCCTTGTGTCGCGG GACGCCAAGCCCCTGGAAGTGTACAGTGTGGACTTCATGGTGGACAACGCACAGCTGGGTTTCCTTG TGTCTGACCGTGACCGAAACCTCATGGTATACATGTACCTGCCGGAAG CCAAGGAGAGCTTCGGGGGCATGCGGCTGCTGCGCCGGGCGGACTTCCACGTGGGTGCCCACGTGAACACATTCTGGAGGACCCCATGCCGGGGGGCTGCCGAGGGGCCCAGCAAGAAGTCGGTTGTGTGGGAGAACAAGCACATCACGTGGTTCG CCACACTGGACGGCGGCATTGGGCTCCTGCTGCCCATGCAGGAGAAGACCTACCGGAGGCTGCTGATGCTGCAGAATGCGCTCACCACCATGCTGCCCCACCATGCCGGCCTCAACCCCCGTGCCTTCCG GATGCTGCACGTGGACCGGCGTGTCCTACAGAACGCTGTGCGCAATGTCCTGGACGGGGAGCTGCTCAACCGCTACCTGTACCTGAGCACCATGGAGCGTGGCGAGCTGGCCAAGAAGATTGGCACCACACCTGACATT ATCCTGGATGACCTGTTGGAGACAGACCGAGTCACTGCCCACTTCTAG
- the CPSF1 gene encoding cleavage and polyadenylation specificity factor subunit 1 isoform X2, translating into MYAVYKQAHPPTGLEFSMYCNFFNNSERNLVVAGTSQLYVYRLNRDAEAQTKNDRSTEGKAHREHREKLELVASFSFFGNVMSMASVQLAGAKRDALLLSFKDAKLSVVEYDPGTHDLKTLSLHYFEEPELRDGFVQNVHTPRVRVDPDGRCAAMLIYGTRLVVLPFRRESLAEEHDGLVGEGQRSSFLPSYIIDVRALDEKLLNIVDLQFLHGYYEPTLLILFEPNQTWPGRVAVRQDTCSIVAISLNITQKVHPVIWSLTSLPFDCTQALAVPKPIGGVVIFAVNSLLYLNQSVPPYGVALNSLTTGTTAFPLRTQEGVRITLDCAQAAFISYDKMVISLKGGEIYVLTLITDGMRSVRAFHFDKAAASVLTTSMVTMEPGYLFLGSRLGNSLLLKYTEKLQEPPASAIREAADKEEPPSKKKRVDAAVGWSGGKSVPQDEVDEIEVYGSEAQSGTQLATYSFEVCDSILNIGPCANAAMGEPAFLSEEFQNSPEPDLEVVVCSGYGKNGALSVLQKSIRPQVVTTFELPGCYDMWTVIAPVRKEQEETPKGEVAEQEPSTPEAEDDGRRHGFLILSREDSTMILQTGQEIMELDTSGFATQGPTVFAGNIGDNRYIVQVSPLGIRLLEGVNQLHFIPVDLGSPIVQCAVADPYVVIMSAEGHVTMFLLKNDSYGGRHHRLALHKPPLHHQSKVITLCVYRDVSGMFTTESRLGGARDELGGRSGSEVEGQGSDTSPTVDDEEEMLYGDSGSLFSPSKEEARRSSQPPADRDPAPFRAEPTHWCLLVRENGTMEIYQLPDWRLVFLVKNFPVGQRVLVDSSSGQPTTQGEARKEEATRQGELPLVKEVLLVALGSRQRRPYLLVHVDQELLIYEAFPHDSQLGQGNLKVRFKKVPHNINFREKKPKPSKKKAEGGSAEEGAGVRSRVARFRYFEDIYGYSGVFICGPSPHWLLVTGRGALRLHPMGIDGPIDSFAPFHNVNCPRGFLYFNRQGELRISVLPAYLSYDAPWPVRKIPLRCTAHYVAYHVESKVYAVATSTNTPCTRIPRMTGEEKEFETIERDDRYIHPQQEAFSIQLISPVSWEAIPNARIELEEWEHVTCMKTVSLRSEETVSGLKGYVAAGTCLMQGEEVTCRGRILIMDVIEVVPEPGQPLTKNKFKVLYEKEQKGPVTALCHCNGHLVSAIGQKLYIHQMISVKNFILAADVMKSISLLRYQEESKTLSLVSRDAKPLEVYSVDFMVDNAQLGFLVSDRDRNLMVYMYLPEAKESFGGMRLLRRADFHVGAHVNTFWRTPCRGAAEGPSKKSVVWENKHITWFATLDGGIGLLLPMQEKTYRRLLMLQNALTTMLPHHAGLNPRAFRMLHVDRRVLQNAVRNVLDGELLNRYLYLSTMERGELAKKIGTTPDIILDDLLETDRVTAHF; encoded by the exons AGGATGCCAAG CTTTCAGTGGTGGAGTACGACCCAGGCACGCACGACCTGAAGACCCTGTCTCTGCACTACTTTGAGGAGCCTGAGCTGCGG GACGGGTTCGTGCAGAACGTGCATACGCCGCGGGTGCGGGTGGACCCCGATGGGCGCTGCGCCGCCATGCTCATCTACGGCACGCGGCTGGTGGTTCTACCCTTCCGCAGGGAGAGCTTGGCTGAGGAGCATGATGGGCTCGTGGGTGAGGG GCAGAGGTCCAGCTTCCTGCCCAGCTACATTATCGATGTGCGGGCGCTGGACGAGAAGCTCCTCAACATCGTGGACCTGCAGTTCCTGCACGGCTACTACGAGCCCACCCTGCTCATCCTGTTCGAGCCAAACCAGACCTGGCCTGG ACGTGTGGCTGTGCGGCAGGACACGTGCTCCATCGTGGCCATCTCCTTGAACATCACGCAGAAGGTCCACCCCGTCATCTGGTCCCTCACCAGCCTGCCTTTTGACTGCACCCAGGCCCTTGCTGTGCCCAAGCCCATAG GTGGGGTGGTGATCTTTGCTGTCAACTCACTGCTGTACCTGAACCAGAGTGTCCCCCCTTATGGCGTGGCTCTCAACAGCCTCACCACCGGCACCACTGCCTTCCCACTGC GCACTCAGGAGGGCGTGCGGATCACCCTGGACTGTGCCCAGGCGGCCTTCATCTCCTATGACAAGATGGTCATCTCCCTCAAGGGCGGCGAGAT CTACGTGCTCACCCTCATCACGGACGGCATGCGCAGCGTCCGGGCCTTCCACTTCGACAAGGCCGCCGCCAGCGTCCTCACCACCAGC ATGGTCACCATGGAGCCTGGGTACCTGTTTCTTGGCTCTCGCCTGGGCAACTCCCTGCTCCTCAAGTACACAGAAAAGCTGCAGGAGCCCCCGGCCAGTGCCATCCGAGAGGCTGCTGACAAG GAAGAGCCTCCCTCGAAGAAGAAGCGTGTGGACGCCGCGGTGGGCTGGTCCG GAGGCAAGTCGGTGCCGCAGGACGAGGTGGATGAGATCGAGGTGTATGGCAGTGAGGCCCAGTCGGGCACACAGCTTGCCACTTACTCCTTTGAG GTGTGTGACAGCATCCTCAACATTGGACCCTGTGCCAATGCTGCCATGGGCGAGCCCGCCTTCCTCTCTGAAGAG TTTCAGAACAGCCCCGAGCCAGACCTGGAGGTCGTCGTGTGCTCCGGCTACGGGAAGAATGGGGCCCTGTCGGTGCTGCAG AAGAGCATCCGGCCTCAGGTGGTCACAACCTTTGAGCTCCCTGGCTGCTATGACATGTGGACGGTCATTGCCCCTGTGCGTAAGGAGCAG GAGGAGACCCCCAAGGGGGAGGTGGCAGAGCAGGAGCCCAGCACCCCTGAAGCAGAGGACGATGGGCGGAGACACGGGTTCCTCATTCTGAGCCGAGAAGACTCCACCATG ATCCTACAGACGGGGCAGGAGATCATGGAGCTGGACACCAGCGGCTTCGCCACACAGGGCCCCACGGTCTTTGCTGGCAACATCGGGGACAATCGCTATATCGTACAAGTGTCGCCCCTTGGCATCCGCCTGTTGGAAGGAG TGAACCAGCTGCACTTCATCCCTGTGGACCTGGGCTCCCCCATCGTGCAGTGCGCTGTGGCCGACCCCTACGTGGTCATCATGAGTGCCGAGGGCCACGTCACCATGTTCCTGCTCAAGAATGACTCATATGGGGGCCGCCACCATCGCCTGGCTCTGCACAAGCCTCCGCTGCACCAC CAGTCCAAGGTGATCACGCTCTGTGTGTACCGAGACGTCAGCGGCATGTTCACCACCGAGAGCCGCCTAGGCGGGGCCCGCGATGAGTTGGGGGGCCGCAGCGGCTCCGAGGTGGAGGGTCAGGGCTCAGATACCAG CCCCACGGTGGATGACGAGGAGGAGATGCTCTACGGGGACTCGGGCTCCCTCTTCAGCCCCAGCAAGGAGGAGGCCCGCAGGAGCAGCCAGCCCCCTGCTGACCGGGACCCTGCCCCCTTCCGGGCTGAGCCCACCCACTGGTGCCTGCTGGTGCGGGAGAACGGAACCATGGAG ATCTACCAGCTCCCCGACTGGCGGCTGGTGTTCCTGGTGAAGAACTTCCCTGTGGGGCAGCGTGTCCTGGTGGACAGCTCCTCTGGTCAGCCCACCACACAGGGCGAGGCCCGAAAGGAGGAGGCTACGCGCCAGGGGGAGCTGCCGCTTGTCAAGGAGGTGCTGCTGGTGGCGCTGGGGAGCCGCCAGCGCCGACCCTACCTGCTG GTGCATGTGGACCAGGAGCTGCTCATCTACGAGGCCTTCCCCCACGACTCGCAGCTTGGCCAGGGGAACCTCAAAGTTCGCTTCAAGAAG GTCCCCCACAACATCAACTTCCGAGAGAAAAAGCCAAAGCCGTCTAAGAAGAAGGCAGAAGGTGGCAGCGCCGAGGAGGGGGCCGGGGTGCGAAGCCGTGTGGCACGGTTCCGCTACTTTGAGGACATTTATGGCTACTCTGGG GTGTTCATCTGTGGCCCCTCGCCCCATTGGCTCCTGGTGACTGGCCGGGGGGCCCTGCGGCTGCACCCCATGGGCATCGATGGCCCCATCGACTCCTTTGCCCCGTTCCACAATGTCAACTGCCCCCGTGGCTTCCTGTACTTCAATAGACAG GGCGAGCTGAGGATCAGCGTCCTGCCAGCCTACTTGTCCTACGATGCCCCATGGCCTGTCAGGAAGATCCCGCTGCGCTGCACGGCCCACTACGTGGCTTACCACGTGGAGTCCAAG GTGTACGCCGTTGCCACCAGCACCAATACACCGTGCACGCGCATCCCACGCATGACGGGCGAGGAGAAGGAGTTTGAGACTATTGAAAGAG ATGACCGTTACATCCACCCTCAGCAGGAGGCCTTCTCCATCCAGCTAATCTCCCCGGTTAGCTGGGAGGCCATCCCCAATGCCAG GATCGAGCTGGAGGAGTGGGAGCACGTGACCTGCATGAAGACGGTGTCACTGCGCAGTGAGGAGACCGTGTCGGGCCTCAAGGGCTATGTTGCTGCTGGGACCTGCCTCATGCAGGGGGAGGAGGTCACGTGCCGCGGGCGG ATTCTGATCATGGACGTGATTGAGGTGGTGCCTGAGCCCGGCCAGCCTCTCACCAAGAACAAGTTCAAAGTCCTGTACGAGAAAGAGCAGAAGGGGCCTGTGACCGCCCTGTGCCACTGCAACGGCCACCTGGTGTCGGCCATCGGCCAGAAG CTCTACATCCACCAGATGATCAGTGTCAAGAACTTCATCCTGGCTGCGGACGTCATGAAGAGCATCTCGCTGCTTCGCTACCAGGAAGAGAGCAAGACGCTAAGCCTTGTGTCGCGG GACGCCAAGCCCCTGGAAGTGTACAGTGTGGACTTCATGGTGGACAACGCACAGCTGGGTTTCCTTG TGTCTGACCGTGACCGAAACCTCATGGTATACATGTACCTGCCGGAAG CCAAGGAGAGCTTCGGGGGCATGCGGCTGCTGCGCCGGGCGGACTTCCACGTGGGTGCCCACGTGAACACATTCTGGAGGACCCCATGCCGGGGGGCTGCCGAGGGGCCCAGCAAGAAGTCGGTTGTGTGGGAGAACAAGCACATCACGTGGTTCG CCACACTGGACGGCGGCATTGGGCTCCTGCTGCCCATGCAGGAGAAGACCTACCGGAGGCTGCTGATGCTGCAGAATGCGCTCACCACCATGCTGCCCCACCATGCCGGCCTCAACCCCCGTGCCTTCCG GATGCTGCACGTGGACCGGCGTGTCCTACAGAACGCTGTGCGCAATGTCCTGGACGGGGAGCTGCTCAACCGCTACCTGTACCTGAGCACCATGGAGCGTGGCGAGCTGGCCAAGAAGATTGGCACCACACCTGACATT ATCCTGGATGACCTGTTGGAGACAGACCGAGTCACTGCCCACTTCTAG